The window ATATCTCTATACATGTGAAACTCTAATATTTCAATTGtcaatgattttttatttatttatgaaatatataaatcaaactCATAAATCCATGTTGAAAATTGTATTCATATCATATGctcaataaatatcaaatgGAATAAAACGATACATCAACAcatgttgaaattttcaatcttgaTTTCTTGACATCCAAAGAGTTAGAGATCAACACAATCCATCAATAcatttttctccaaaaataGAGCTATAATATTGTACAAgtcaagtaaaaaaaagaataaattaaatacaactAGCAATCTTCCTTTTGAGGctcaaaaatgagttgaaggaaaataaaatacaacatGCAACATTCGAAAACAGACTTAACCTTTTATCAAATTTCTCCAGTCATTCATCAAATTTCTCCGGCCGGTCATCTACAGTCCGTGGAGCTAAACGTGTCCGCGAATCCAGTGGGTTTCGAGGGGATGCTCGACTGCGTCTGGCTGAAGGAGATATCATCGAACATTCTAGAAGTGCCTTCATCGGCTTGCCATCTCAGGAGGGCTTGAGGGAGGCTCATGTGGAGGTTGACGCCATCACCTTCGTCCTCCTGTGTTCTAGAAGGTTTCCACTGCTCCACGAGCGGCCCCAGGACGTTCACTGCATGCCCCATGTCGGGCCTCTGGAATGGCTCGCGAGCAGTGCAGTGGCCAGCCAGCTCGGCAACCTTGCAGATACTTTCATAGGTTTCGTCGTCTGGCTGGAGATTCTGGTCAATGGACTTCCGGAGGTTGTCCTTGCTGATAAGGACCCTGCGGAACCATGTCACCAGATGGGACTTCTCGTCTGGCATGTTCTCATCGAGGGCTTTTCTACCAGTTAAAATCTCCATCAACACAACTCCAAAGGCGTACACATCGACTTTTGTGGTTACTCTTCCAGTAGCTGAAGAGATGAAAAACTTAGAATGTTACTAAGAAATTCAATCATGTAGATAGAATGCATATTTGAATTCTAATGATCAATAAACTCACAAAACTCAAAATGCAGTGTTCAATACTAACATACAAACTCACTCAAAATATCAAGCTAAAAACTTAATCTAAAGCATGAATTGAAGGTTAGAATTTGCAGTAAGTGAAGTTGAACAATACTATACATAGATATAAGcatcaaagaaaagaaaaggtaaCTCATACCAGCATATTCAGGGGCGAGATAGCCAAAAGTTCCAGCCAACCGCGTCTCAACAGAATATTTCCCATCAGGTGCGTTCTTCACCAATCCGAAATCCGCCACCTTGGCTCTCATGTCATCGGACAGGAGTATATTCGATGGCTTCAAATCTCTGTGAATGAAACTCTGCTGCGCCAAGCTGTGGAGATACTCAACTCCTCTGGCCACATCCAATGCTATTGTCACCCGTTGTTTCCAGGTCAGAAGCTGATTGCCATGCTCCTCCCATTCAAACAAATGCTGGCCTAAATGCCCCTGCGGCATGTACTCATACACCAACAGCCTCTCGTGGCCGTTTATACAGTAACCTAACAGTGCGACCAGATGTCTGTGACGGACTTTGGTTAGGACCGCGATTTCTGCCTGAAACTCTTTCATCCCTTTCGTGCCCATAGCATTGGACTCCATCCTCTTCACTGCAATCTTTGTCCCGTCGTGCAACTCACCCTTGTACACGACCCCAAACCCTCCTCTACCCAAGATATTCGCTTCACTGAAATTGTCAGTCACTTCCCTAAGAACCTGAATCGAGATGGCAATGTTGCCACCCTCGAAAACAGGCATCTCGCCATGATCACCACTGCTCTGGCTCATGATCTCACCCGAGACACCCGCATAACCACTCACCCCATTCACTCCATTGCCCATCACCATCTCCTTCCCTTGCTCAGACCCCTCAATCACACTAAACCTCTTATGCCGTCTCTTCAAATAGCATTTATAAGACACAAACAACAGAATCCCAACAAACACTAAAACAGCTATAACCACACCAACAATCAtaccaaccgatggagacttCTTCGAAGAACCAGAGCCCCCATCCGATTGCCCCGGACTCTTCCCCgatccaccaccacctccaccaccactcTTACCAAGCAATGCATTTCCACCATATAAAAAACTTATATTACGAGGAAAGCTCAAAATCGGCCCGGTTAAGTTATTATTCGACACATCAAACGTCTGAAGCGAAGGCAACGTAGTCAATTCAGCAGGAATGTCACCTGTGAGGTTGTTGTCACTCAGCACCAAAGTCCTCAGCGAAGTGAGATTAGCAAACGCAGGCGATATAGTGCCCGAAAACCCCTGCTTCGCCATGTTCACAATCGTCACATTGCTCCCCTGCGCATCGCAGTGGACGAATTGCCATTGTTGGCAAGCATTGTTCCCTTCCCACGACTCCGCTAGCGCCATCGGATACCCGAGTGCACCTGCGACCTCAAGAAGAACGGTCACCTGCGGATCACACGGCCTGGGATCAGGCAAACAGAAGCTGTTAGTTTTAATCCCTAAATCAGCTTCAACTTTATCCGGAAACTTAGGGCAAGGTCCCTGCAGCTTATTGTTTTGCAGTGTAATGTTAAGAAGACTAGGCAGATTAACCAAAGAAGGCGGCACTATTCCAGTAAACCTATTATCCCTGAGCTGCAGATCGAACAAATTAGGGCAATTCGACAAATCAGGAATTCCACCAGTAAACGCATTCGCGTGAAGCCAAACTTGAGACAGCTGAGGCATATCGGAAAGCACATCGATAGTTCCAGAAAGCCCTAGGACCTGATTGTTGAGCCAGAGGTTGCGAATCTCCGATCCGGAGAAGGATCCGGGGAGAGATCCGGTTAAGTTGTTGTAGGAAAGCCTCAGATCCTGCAAATTGAGGAAGGAGGCGAAGATATCTGGAATGACGCCGCTAATGCTAGCATTGCTGGCGTAGAACTTGACGAGATTAGAGCTATCGGAGAGATAAGCAGGGATTTGCCAGGGAGCGAGAGCCTCGTTTTCACTTATGCTGAAAACCTGGAGATTGGTGAGGCCTGCGAGGAAGTTGTTGGGGATCGAGGAGAATTGGTTGTCGTCGAGGAGGATCTGCAGGAGGGAGGTCATGTTTTGGAAGGAAGGAAGGGGTCCGGAGAGGGAGTTTTTCTGGACGGCGAAGGATTGGAGCTTGGAGAGCTGGTTGATTTCGGGGGGGAGAGTGCCGGAGACGGAGGCGGAGTCGAGGTTGATGTTGGTGACGAAGGAGTTGGTGGAGTCGCACTTGACGTTGCTCCAGGTGCAGAACTGGGCGGAGGAGGACCAGCCGCGGGGGGCGGGGGAGAGGGAGGAGAGGAGCTTGGACATGGCGGCGGAGTCGTCGGCGGCGGTGAGGCTGAGGAGGGAGAGGAGGATGAGGAGGTGGTggaggcggcggtggcgcGTGGCCATTGTGGTtgctagagagagagagtagttGGCGATTCGCTGTGTTTTTTCGgctaatttctttatttggtTTGTATTTGTAATTAGTGTTTTCAATGGCGCTCTGCGTTGCGTGAAGGGTGGAGTGAAGCTGAACTCGTTTCAGAATTAAGttaatttccttttgtttatataaaagtgaagaTACCAATTTTTTAAGTTTGCATACAAATGTTTCCCAATACCCAAAAATTACGAAACAAATAATCACGttatgacaattttttattctttatcaTTTCTAACTAACACAATTtgtgactattttttttttggttttattaaaagtttttatattaagtgatcatatttatatatttaataatattacttGCCTATAATATTTAGTGTATTTAGTAAATATTTAGATAcaagatttaataaatttaaacttgTCTTTAAAATCAGAAACTTTGGcctaattttgtattttcgaCGAACTTTAAATTTGGtcgaaaaattatgaatttatctCTTGTAGTGAATTTCTCATGGATtggaaaaattcaattatgcGGAAAATTCGCAACAAAGCCTGAGTTTATGGTTTTTGAGATTAACTTTAAAgtttttggaaaatataaaattttaatcaaaatttgtgGTTTTAGGGACCTATattctaataatttatattagaatagtttttgataaaatttaatattctatatgaataattttttaaaaaataaaatagtattaaatgCTTTAAGATCATTGTCAAGGATGTGCATGAAACTAACAATAAAAAGGACCTTCTCAAAAATGTGAGTTTTAGAGTACAACATGAAATACTTATCTGTAGAAAATTAGTATAATCTCACTTGAGATATTTTCAcattatattctattttttttttatcttaatgTTATTTGAATCAATCTCTCTACATTATTTATCTTTGACTTAATTTCTGTAATAAATTTCTTTCTtatctctcttctctttcCACCATTTTCCGCTCAGTCACTTGctccatttcatttattacccTTCCTCATTAAATCCACACggtattattttgtttcaatttctacaaataatattccatCATTTTCACATACGAAATTTGAATCGACCAATTAATTTCTATTGGATTATTCATATCGGTGGTGAGAAAAGaagtacaaaaatttaaacaaatacaaAGCTCctccaaaataaaaaggatCACAAAACTAATATACCACCACAAGTCCACAACCTAAcaatcataacaaaaaaaaacaagtccaaAAGAAATACTCGACAACCAAAAAACCACCAACCAAAAACAGTCAATCACAATAAAGATGGATAGCCACAATTACCAGGCATACAAGGAATAATCCGTTAGGTCATCTTCGAATTTGTGTTAACCATCCAATGTGATTTGTCACTTTAGTTATGTTATGATCATCTTCTAATTTCATGTAAGTCTTTGCATATTTACTTGGGTGAATAAGGAAAATTTGAACATCACCCTTTAGTTTATACTCCAAACCTCCAAAGAATGAGTTTTGTTTCATTCctttcaagattaatttattaataatccACTAAATTGACCAAGATATCACATACAAGAGAGAACTCCAAATTTTCTTGCCAAATCTCTTGAACGACATGTCCATCcatataataaagtaagatgtTGGATCCTTGGGCATGCAGAAGTTGAGATTTCAACAATTGCATCCAAAATACCACAGACTACTAAAAAATCTGcaactaaaaatgaagtggTCGGCTATTCCAGGTTCCTCCCTACACAAGAGGCATAGTTTATCTCGTGTCCAGGAAAGCCAAATCTAAACAGTCTTTGTCTGGTGTTTAGTTTGCCCTGCAAGACAAACCAAACCAAAAGTTATACGCGCGCATCCTCACATCCtcaattttgaagaatgaAGTGGTTCATTTCTTCTTGTCCCAAGATACGAGGAACCTGCAAATAAAATCAGAAACAAAGAAAGAAGCTGACTTGTTATACGCCCACATCCTCACATCTCTCACTCTATCACTTACACTCAGAGATTTTGATCCACAACTAGATAGAGATCCTTCTCCAAGTGCTCCTCCCAAATAAAATGTCTCTTCTCCAGATAAAGTTCCTCCCTAAATTATTGTTAAActttatactagtactatattattacattcaAATGTAACAAGAAACCAAAATATCATAAGCATAGGTCTATCAAAATCATActccgtcccataagaatatgcacttttagTTAGccacaagttttaatgtataattaacaAAGTGaaaggtagaaagaaaaagtaattaaagtactCCAACggtcctattaaaaatgaaacattttccttttcgggttatttcattaaaaatgaaacgtttcataaattggaaataacattatctctactttttcatttctcttactttattctcttatcattaactcacaaaacaacactatataaaatctcgtgctaaaaaacaaatgttgTGTGAGAGTCTGAGacgaactaaaaagaaaagagtgcatattcttatagaactaaaaagaaaagagttgCACGCTCTCGTGGGacaaataaagtataaaaatcatttattttgaatattatttgttaaattaaaaaactgCGCATTCATTTCATTCGATTGAGTCACGTTTAATTTTCGTGATTAAATTATGCAGAAACTTAATGCAACTTGatagtttaatttatacttCAAATCTACTAATTTACAAGCATAATCGAAATCATGTTATAAATGACATTTTCGAAGGTGCGTGACAAAGTCATCAAATTTAAAGCAAAACTATATCTACGTTAAACCAGATGTATCTTACCTAATCCTCAAAATACAAAACATATACTATATCTGAGGAATCATACGTTATTTGCTTAATTCTTATACATTGGTTTCTTGAAATTTACTTTTTGACCAAAATAGGCACTAATTATGCATACCATATTAGTAGTACGTATTTGTTTTCAGTCGATATTGGATCGATAAATACTttctccattccatagtaatagaggtattttatttttgagcacttattttgaaaaaaataattataaatagttaaagtggagaaaaagtaaagtaagagagagaatattatagataaaattcttctctacattattctctctcttcaaaacgagtgtagaaaatgaaatgcctctattactgtggaacggagggagtaagaattttgtttttctactAGATCAAATAGAGTGGATAAAGATGGATTATTAAAAGTTACTACTAAAACTATATTCacttctaattttttacttaCTTTAAATGAGTGGATAATCGATTGACCAAGCGAGATATGATTTTATCTCTAGCTATATCTTAAATAAAGTGGTCGGTGTTGATTATAAACTATACCTACCATGTAAATTTCACTAGATacgaacaaaaataaatatgcataaattgtgaatatttaatatttctaaattttaactCAAATTTGGTTGATGTTGTTACCCTATGTtcctaaaaaattatcatCTTTAATTTGAGGAATGACAAGATATTAGTTTTAGGAAATGTGTTTCAGTATGTTAAATATGAAGAAATGgcatttgaatatataaatgcagAAATagaaagtaattgaatatattaataattgttaCTAGGTACtataaataaacaagaaaactgtgtcattttttataagacAATGAAATACTAATTACATTATGTTTTTACTAAACTGacccttttaatttgttttatttacacAATCTATGAATTATGATGTATAGTACTATGAACAAATAGTTGCATAAAAACTGTTACTATTGCTGATGCATGATTATgaattaacattaaaaaaacataagcatcatttattttaataaaaatcaacatCCAAGCATGATTCAACCGGTTAAAAAGGCCG is drawn from Salvia hispanica cultivar TCC Black 2014 chromosome 6, UniMelb_Shisp_WGS_1.0, whole genome shotgun sequence and contains these coding sequences:
- the LOC125194209 gene encoding receptor-like kinase TMK4 isoform X2, whose amino-acid sequence is MATRHRRLHHLLILLSLLSLTAADDSAAMSKLLSSLSPAPRGWSSSAQFCTWSNVKCDSTNSFVTNINLDSASVSGTLPPEINQLSKLQSFAVQKNSLSGPLPSFQNMTSLLQILLDDNQFSSIPNNFLAGLTNLQVFSISENEALAPWQIPAYLSDSSNLVKFYASNASISGVIPDIFASFLNLQDLRLSYNNLTGSLPGSFSGSEIRNLWLNNQVLGLSGTIDVLSDMPQLSQVWLHANAFTGGIPDLSNCPNLFDLQLRDNRPCDPQVTVLLEVAGALGYPMALAESWEGNNACQQWQFVHCDAQGSNVTIVNMAKQGFSGTISPAFANLTSLRTLVLSDNNLTGDIPAELTTLPSLQTFDVSNNNLTGPILSFPRNISFLYGGNALLGKSGGGGGGGSGKSPGQSDGGSGSSKKSPSVGMIVGVVIAVLVFVGILLFVSYKCYLKRRHKRFSVIEGSEQGKEMVMGNGVNGVSGYAGVSGEIMSQSSGDHGEMPVFEGGNIAISIQVLREVTDNFSEANILGRGGFGVVYKGELHDGTKIAVKRMESNAMGTKGMKEFQAEIAVLTKVRHRHLVALLGYCINGHERLLVYEYMPQGHLGQHLFEWEEHGNQLLTWKQRVTIALDVARGVEYLHSLAQQSFIHRDLKPSNILLSDDMRAKVADFGLVKNAPDGKYSVETRLAGTFGYLAPEYAATGRVTTKVDVYAFGVVLMEILTGRKALDENMPDEKSHLVTWFRRVLISKDNLRKSIDQNLQPDDETYESICKVAELAGHCTAREPFQRPDMGHAVNVLGPLVEQWKPSRTQEDEGDGVNLHMSLPQALLRWQADEGTSRMFDDISFSQTQSSIPSKPTGFADTFSSTDCR
- the LOC125194209 gene encoding receptor-like kinase TMK4 isoform X1, with the protein product MATRHRRLHHLLILLSLLSLTAADDSAAMSKLLSSLSPAPRGWSSSAQFCTWSNVKCDSTNSFVTNINLDSASVSGTLPPEINQLSKLQSFAVQKNSLSGPLPSFQNMTSLLQILLDDNQFSSIPNNFLAGLTNLQVFSISENEALAPWQIPAYLSDSSNLVKFYASNASISGVIPDIFASFLNLQDLRLSYNNLTGSLPGSFSGSEIRNLWLNNQVLGLSGTIDVLSDMPQLSQVWLHANAFTGGIPDLSNCPNLFDLQLRDNRFTGIVPPSLVNLPSLLNITLQNNKLQGPCPKFPDKVEADLGIKTNSFCLPDPRPCDPQVTVLLEVAGALGYPMALAESWEGNNACQQWQFVHCDAQGSNVTIVNMAKQGFSGTISPAFANLTSLRTLVLSDNNLTGDIPAELTTLPSLQTFDVSNNNLTGPILSFPRNISFLYGGNALLGKSGGGGGGGSGKSPGQSDGGSGSSKKSPSVGMIVGVVIAVLVFVGILLFVSYKCYLKRRHKRFSVIEGSEQGKEMVMGNGVNGVSGYAGVSGEIMSQSSGDHGEMPVFEGGNIAISIQVLREVTDNFSEANILGRGGFGVVYKGELHDGTKIAVKRMESNAMGTKGMKEFQAEIAVLTKVRHRHLVALLGYCINGHERLLVYEYMPQGHLGQHLFEWEEHGNQLLTWKQRVTIALDVARGVEYLHSLAQQSFIHRDLKPSNILLSDDMRAKVADFGLVKNAPDGKYSVETRLAGTFGYLAPEYAATGRVTTKVDVYAFGVVLMEILTGRKALDENMPDEKSHLVTWFRRVLISKDNLRKSIDQNLQPDDETYESICKVAELAGHCTAREPFQRPDMGHAVNVLGPLVEQWKPSRTQEDEGDGVNLHMSLPQALLRWQADEGTSRMFDDISFSQTQSSIPSKPTGFADTFSSTDCR